A genomic region of Micromonospora sp. NBC_01796 contains the following coding sequences:
- a CDS encoding ABC transporter permease has product MAERENPAGPGAGYLALLRGQARSQASYRTSFAIDLVSNVGATVFDVVTVLVLFQVTRILGGFDVREAMVMVGLSACSFATADLAVGNIERVQQYVRTGLMDAVLVRPLGALPQLLLMDLPLRKLSRAAFGLAVLVVALAAADIDWTPGRVVLVVVAPLAGTVFFASIFVASATLAFWWIDSGQVGNAFTYGGRDFTSYPITVYGGWFRAIFAYGLGFAFVAYHPALALLGRADPLGLPGWVGWAAPGVAGLAAVGAAAAWRGGIRHYRSTGS; this is encoded by the coding sequence GTGGCTGAACGGGAAAACCCGGCCGGACCGGGCGCGGGTTACCTGGCCCTGCTGCGCGGGCAGGCGCGGTCGCAGGCGTCGTACCGGACCTCGTTCGCCATCGACCTGGTCAGCAACGTCGGCGCCACCGTCTTCGACGTGGTCACGGTGCTGGTGCTGTTCCAGGTGACCCGGATCCTCGGCGGTTTCGACGTACGCGAGGCGATGGTGATGGTGGGGCTGTCCGCCTGTTCCTTCGCCACCGCCGACCTGGCCGTGGGCAACATCGAACGGGTCCAGCAGTACGTCCGGACCGGGCTGATGGACGCGGTCCTGGTACGCCCGCTCGGCGCCCTGCCGCAACTGCTGCTGATGGACCTGCCGCTGCGCAAGCTGTCCCGGGCGGCGTTCGGGCTCGCCGTGCTGGTCGTGGCGCTGGCCGCGGCCGACATCGACTGGACTCCGGGGCGGGTCGTGCTGGTGGTGGTCGCCCCGCTGGCCGGGACCGTCTTCTTCGCCTCGATCTTCGTCGCCTCGGCCACCCTGGCGTTCTGGTGGATCGACTCGGGCCAGGTCGGCAACGCGTTCACCTACGGTGGTCGGGACTTCACCTCGTACCCGATCACCGTCTACGGCGGATGGTTCCGCGCGATTTTCGCGTACGGCCTGGGTTTTGCCTTCGTGGCCTACCACCCGGCGCTGGCGCTGCTGGGCCGGGCCGACCCGCTGGGCCTGCCGGGCTGGGTCGGTTGGGCCGCGCCGGGCGTCGCGGGGCTGGCCGCCGTCGGCGCCGCCGCCGCGTGGCGCGGCGGCATCAGACACTACCGGAGTACGGGGTCCTGA
- a CDS encoding ABC transporter ATP-binding protein, whose amino-acid sequence MSDVIEARGLRKEFTVRVKTGRLRRTKKVVAAVDGVDLVVARGEMIGYIGPNGAGKSTTLKMLTGVLMPSGGDVRVCGLTPVAQRTRLAMRIGVVFGQRSQLWWDLPLRDSFDLLRHIYRVPSAEHAARLRRCRSRLDLEEFLDTPVRQLSLGQRMRGELTAALLHGPEVLFLDEPTIGLDLVSKQAVREFLGDLGRAGDTTLVLTTHDLADIERLCRRLVVIDHGQVVHDGDIEALHARYGSRRLVVVDLDEPLADPPVLPGAPVRRIEADGRRLVFELESATAGEVVARLAGLTTLRDIAIVEPDIEDVVRRLYQTPAPPGVIPLQAPESVTRADLTGAP is encoded by the coding sequence ATGAGCGACGTCATCGAAGCGCGCGGACTGCGCAAGGAGTTCACGGTACGGGTGAAGACCGGCCGGTTGCGCCGGACGAAAAAGGTCGTCGCCGCGGTCGACGGGGTGGACCTGGTGGTGGCCCGGGGCGAGATGATCGGCTACATCGGACCGAACGGGGCCGGCAAGTCGACCACCCTGAAGATGCTCACCGGTGTGCTGATGCCCTCGGGTGGCGACGTACGCGTCTGCGGGCTGACCCCGGTGGCGCAGCGGACCCGGCTGGCGATGCGCATCGGGGTGGTGTTCGGCCAGCGTTCCCAGCTCTGGTGGGATCTGCCGCTGCGGGACTCGTTCGACCTGCTGCGGCACATCTACCGGGTGCCATCCGCCGAGCACGCCGCCCGGCTGCGCCGCTGCCGGTCCCGGCTCGACCTGGAAGAGTTCCTCGACACCCCGGTCCGGCAACTCTCCCTGGGGCAGCGGATGCGCGGTGAGCTGACCGCCGCGCTGCTGCACGGGCCGGAGGTGCTCTTCCTGGACGAGCCGACCATCGGCCTGGACCTGGTGAGCAAGCAGGCGGTCCGGGAGTTCCTGGGTGACCTGGGCCGGGCCGGGGACACGACCCTGGTGCTCACCACCCACGACCTGGCCGACATCGAACGCCTCTGCCGCCGGCTGGTGGTGATCGATCACGGTCAGGTGGTGCACGACGGCGACATAGAGGCGCTGCACGCCCGGTACGGTTCGCGCCGCCTGGTCGTGGTCGACCTGGACGAACCGCTGGCCGATCCGCCGGTCCTGCCCGGTGCGCCGGTGCGGCGGATCGAGGCGGACGGTCGGCGGCTGGTCTTCGAGTTGGAGTCGGCGACCGCGGGGGAGGTGGTGGCCCGGCTGGCCGGGCTTACCACCCTGCGCGACATCGCGATCGTCGAGCCGGACATCGAGGACGTGGTCCGTCGCCTCTACCAGACCCCCGCGCCGCCCGGTGTCATCCCACTCCAGGCGCCGGAATCGGTTACCCGTGCCGATCTCACGGGTGCTCCATGA
- a CDS encoding helix-turn-helix domain-containing protein, translating to MPPSQPSSPVATIAAALRRERERAGISLTELARRAGIAKSTLSQLEAGTGNPSVETVWALGVALEVPFSRLVEEPAPAVRVVRAGYGSGIRSEQADFTGTLLAAGSTHARRDIYLLTLEPGAVREATAHIPGSMEHLVVGAGRLRTGPASAPVELEPGDYAAFPGDVPHRYEALAPGTFAVLVMEHP from the coding sequence ATGCCACCGTCCCAACCCAGCTCGCCCGTGGCCACCATCGCCGCCGCCCTGCGCCGGGAACGGGAACGCGCCGGGATCTCGCTCACCGAACTGGCCCGCCGGGCCGGCATCGCCAAGTCGACGCTCTCCCAGCTCGAAGCCGGGACCGGCAACCCCAGCGTGGAAACGGTCTGGGCGCTCGGCGTCGCACTGGAGGTGCCGTTCAGCCGGCTGGTCGAGGAACCCGCCCCGGCCGTACGGGTGGTCCGGGCCGGTTACGGCAGCGGCATCCGCTCGGAACAGGCCGACTTCACCGGCACCCTGCTCGCCGCCGGCTCGACCCACGCCCGGCGCGACATCTACCTGCTCACCCTCGAACCCGGTGCCGTACGCGAGGCGACCGCGCACATCCCCGGCAGCATGGAACACCTGGTGGTGGGCGCCGGACGGCTGCGTACCGGACCCGCCTCGGCGCCGGTGGAACTCGAACCGGGCGACTACGCCGCCTTTCCCGGCGACGTACCGCACCGCTACGAGGCGCTCGCCCCGGGCACCTTCGCCGTGCTCGTCATGGAGCACCCGTGA
- a CDS encoding AzlC family ABC transporter permease: MRTVDRTTDRALLRDIGALSVAIIAVGASFGAIALAAGLPVWAVITMSTVLYAGGAQFMAVGLVAAGNPLAAVLAGLLLNARHLPFGLTLGDTLGTSWRSRIVGAHLMTDETTAFALARPEGAERRRAYWLAGVLLFLAWNAGTVLGVLLGGIAGDPNRLGLDAAFPAGLLALLLPVLRDPDTRRVAVVGALAAVLLTPVLPAGLPVLLALGGLGVLALPRRKPVRPC, translated from the coding sequence ATGCGTACGGTAGACCGAACAACCGACCGCGCACTGCTGCGTGACATCGGCGCGCTCAGCGTGGCGATCATCGCGGTCGGCGCCTCCTTCGGCGCGATCGCGCTCGCCGCCGGGCTGCCGGTCTGGGCCGTGATCACCATGTCCACGGTGCTCTACGCGGGCGGGGCCCAGTTCATGGCCGTCGGGCTGGTCGCCGCCGGCAACCCGCTCGCCGCCGTACTCGCCGGACTCCTGCTCAACGCCCGGCACCTGCCGTTCGGGCTCACCCTCGGCGACACCCTCGGTACGAGTTGGCGGTCCCGAATCGTCGGCGCCCACCTGATGACCGACGAGACCACCGCGTTCGCCCTCGCCCGGCCCGAGGGTGCCGAACGACGACGGGCGTACTGGCTGGCCGGGGTGCTGCTCTTCCTCGCCTGGAACGCCGGCACCGTGCTCGGTGTGCTGCTCGGTGGGATCGCCGGCGACCCGAACCGGCTCGGCCTGGACGCCGCCTTCCCGGCCGGTCTGCTCGCCCTGCTGCTGCCCGTTCTGCGGGACCCGGACACCCGTCGGGTGGCGGTGGTCGGGGCGCTGGCCGCCGTGCTGCTCACCCCGGTCCTGCCGGCCGGTCTGCCGGTACTGCTGGCCCTGGGCGGGCTCGGCGTACTCGCCCTGCCCCGACGCAAGCCGGTACGGCCATGCTGA
- a CDS encoding AzlD domain-containing protein has translation MLIAVILALAVGTYAFRLSGVVLRERADLPDWLARLLPIAAATMLAALAATAALTEGGAFAGIARPAGVLVGLALAVRRAPFVLVVVAAAGTTAVLRLLGVA, from the coding sequence ATGCTGATCGCGGTGATCCTGGCCCTGGCCGTCGGCACGTACGCGTTCCGGCTCTCCGGGGTGGTGCTGCGGGAACGGGCCGACCTGCCGGACTGGCTGGCCCGGCTGCTCCCGATCGCCGCCGCCACCATGCTCGCCGCACTGGCCGCCACGGCGGCGCTCACCGAGGGCGGTGCCTTCGCCGGCATCGCCCGCCCGGCCGGCGTACTGGTCGGCCTGGCACTCGCCGTACGCCGGGCACCGTTCGTACTGGTGGTGGTCGCCGCGGCCGGCACCACCGCCGTACTCCGCCTGCTCGGCGTCGCCTGA